Genomic window (Roseivirga sp. 4D4):
CAGAAGAATCAAGCGCCAGTTAGGCATCAATAACTTTACGCTTTTCAACGCCCTCAATCCTATTTATGGTCTGAATACCAGAAAGGCCTGGAAAGCCAAAAAGACCATCTACTATTGCTATGACGAGATTTCAGGCACGCAATGGGCGGGAAAACATGGACCTGATTTTGAAGAAGCCTTTGCCAAACAGGTTGATATGATTATTACAACCAGCAGGCAGTTACAAAAGGAAAAGTCAAAGTACAATGTCAACTGTCACCTCGTACCCAATGGAGTCAATCTGGACATATTTCAAAACCCAAAGATTAGCACCGAAAAGACGAAAACACTGGGCTACATCGGTGCGGTAGATGACAGGATAGATTTCGATCTACTGCATCATATCAGTCAAGCCATGCCCGATTATCAAATCGATATCTATGGACCCATGAAAGTGGTTTTACCAAAACTTCTGGTGGATAGAGTAAAATTCCATGGAGCAATTCCACAGGAAGCGCTCCCCACTAAAATCAGTCAAATGGATGCTTGCTTAATCCCTTTTGTGAAAAACGATCTAACAGCCGCCATTTATCCTCTGAAAGTCAATGAGTATCTAGCCATGGGCAAACCTGTGATCAGTACTGATTTTGCTGATCTTTCCGACTTTGGACAGAAAATAAGTGTCTCAAAGAATAACGATGACTTTGTAAGCCTGGTAAAAAGGGAAATCAGATACAACAATCGTCTCAAAGCACAATCTAGAATTGATTTTGCCAAAGGCAATTCGTGGGATGAAAGGGCTCAAACCATAAGAAGTCTTTTGAGCAATTAACGCTAGCACTCTTCCATTTAACTTCAAATCAGTACAGCTCGACCAATCCTAGGAAATAGCAGACCTGAAAAATTAATCTTTACACTGTGAAACCCCAAGGATCAAATCTTAGCTATATTCAGCCGCAAGGAGCTAGCCAGATTAATACTGGTTATGGCATTCTATTACTTCTTGCTATCCTTGGCGCTGCGTTCCTCTTGATCAAAATACTCGGGCTCGCTGGTGGAATGATTTTATTAGCGCTTCCCGTAGGCCTTTTGGTCATCTCTATCTTATGGAATCAGCCGAAATATGGCGTTTGGGCTACGCTATTGATGGGTTTTCTCTCTTCGGGATTGACCCGCTATGTTCCCGGACCTTGGGGATTGTCAATTGATATCTTGCTCGCGCTGTGTTGGTTGGTTGTGTTGATGAATAAACAAATCCGAGTCAATTGGAAAAATGCCAAAAACGATCTAGTATGGATCTCCTGCATCTGGATGCTATACCTATGTCTGGAAATGGTCAACCCAAGTGGCAATGGCCCCATCGCCTGGTTCTATGCTATGCGTGGTATTGGTTTCTATCAATTTCTGACCATTCCCTTGGTCTTCCTTCTATTTCGAGAAGATCGTGATGTACAAAAGTTCCTTAACATCATTATTGGACTATCCCTACTGGGCACTATTTGGGGCTTCAAGCAACAAATCTTCGGTGTTGATGCGGCTGAGTATTATTGGCTCTATGACCTGGACCATCACGAAGAACATGTATTGCATGGAGTGCTTAGGGTCTTTTCCTTTTATTCAGACGCAGGAGCCTTTGGTGCTTCTCAGGCCATGATGGCTCTGCTGTGTGGGATTCTCTTTATGGGACCCTCTCCTATGATGAAAAGGATTAAATACTTAATACTTGGACTAATCTTCTTTTTGGGCTTTGCGATATCAGGAACACGAGGTGCTCTAATGGTGCCATTAGCCGGTGGCATTGCCTACCTCATTCTGATGAAAAATTTCAAAGTATTGGCCAGTGGCTTTGCTGGAATTGTTATTGTCTTTTGTATACTCAAATACACCTTTCTTTTTCAAGGCGTTGAACAAGTCAGGCGTATGCGCACGGCCTTAGACCCTAATAATAAGTCGATGAGCGTAAGGCTAGACAACCAAAAGATTTTTGGCCAATACCTAGCCAACAAGCCTTTTGGTGGCGGTATTGGTACCGCAGGGTTTTGGGGTGCCAGATTCAATCCGGACTCCCTAATGGCCAATACCGCTACAGATAGTTGGTATGTCAAGATCTGGGCCGAGACGGGTTTTGTAGGTCTACTGCTTCACCTAATGATTATCGGATACATACTCGGCAAGTCTGGCCATGCCATTATGGTCATGCCCTCATCACAACGCAAGTCAATTGCCATGGGCTTTTATGCTTCATTTGTCGGCATAGTCTTCGCCAGTTATGGCAACCAAGTCCTTGGTCAAATGCCAACAGGCCCGATTATGAATATGATGATCCCTTTCCTCTTTATCCTCACTAGAAAAACCCAATCCTAATACCCACTACTCATTACGTAATACGCACTACGAATTACTCACTACGCTCTACACATTACCCATCGTCAAAACATCTCCATTCATCCTCATTTCACTGTCAGTCAACGGTTATTCTGAATAGTCAAAACCGCCTCAATTAGCTTTAAACAAATAAAAACAAAGAACCATGACCGGACTTATCTACATACTCGCTTACATCCTAATAGGCTTTCTGATGCTAGCAGGTTTATATCAATTGACACTTGCTATAGCTTCCAGATTTAAAGCAAAATGCATCTGTGAATTTGATGGTGAAGCCAGAAGGCTTTTGGTTTTAGTACCCTCATATCGAGAAGATGCAGTGATCATCAATAGTACCAAAATCAACATGAGTTTAAAATATCAATACCCTTCGGCCCGGTTCGACTACGTAGTAATCAGTGATGGCCTCCAACCAGATACAAACAAAGGGCTGACTCAGCTGGGTGCCGAGGTCTTAGAAGTGAACTTTGAAAAGAGTACAAAAGTGAAGGCACTGCAAGCGGCCATGCGAAAGTATGATGGTAATTATGATGGCGTGGTAATTTTAGATGCAGATAATACGGTTGACACCAACTTTCTATATAAAGCCAGTCACTACTTGAGCTGTGGCCACAAAGCCATTCAAGGGCTTAGGAAAGCCGCTAATACACAAACCAACATTGCACTGATGGATGGTCTATCTGAAGCAGCAAATACAGCTATGCTTTGTGCAGGTGCCAACCGTCTGGGGCTTTCCTCCAAGTTATCGGGCTCGGTCATGGTATTTGACTATCAACTATTCAAATCATTGGTCTTCTGTCTAGAAGCGGTTGGAGGTTTCGATAAGGAACTAGAGCTGGCCATTACCGAAAGAAACATCTTCATCAAGTATGCCCATGATTTGGTTGCCTATGATGAAAAGGTATCTGACAACCGATCATTTGCCAGACAAAGAGGTAGATGGCTACAAGCACAGTATAGCTTTCTATTTCAATCCATTTACCCAGGAGTGAAATCATTGATGGCTGGGAACAGAGATCATTTCCATAAAGCGATCCAGCTAGCACTACCACCGAGGGTTTTGAGCCCCTTTATTTTGGCCATTGGCCTAATGAGCTCAATAATCGCTGGTTCTACGGAACTCACAATCCTTAGTTCAATTGGTCTTCTAGCAACCGCAGGTGCTTATCTAATGGTTTTGCCATTACCATCCCTAGTGAAAAGTGTATGGACCATTATACGGACAATGCCATCCCTAGTGATCTCAACATGTAAGGCTTTGACATTGATGAAAGCCTCTAAAAGAACTTTTCTACATACACCTCATGGTTTAACGAAGGCTCATGTTTGAAGGAATGCCCTGGCCGATAGCAATCCCAATAGCCCTAATGGCTATGGCCTATGGCATCATGATGTCCAAACGGGAAATGAAAGAAGAAAAAAAGGCAAAGCAAGGTAACCATGAAAAATAAGCTGAACATACTTTTAATCTGCAAGACCATGCCATGGCAGTTCAAAGGCGGTATTCAAACACATACCTGGGAACTGGCCAAAGCACTCAAGAAAGCTGATCATAACGTCTCGATTGTCGTGGGTGGACCCTTTAGAAGTAATGAAGTCAAAACCCTGCGAAAAGGTGTTGAAATCATTAGCCTTCCCTACTTTCCAGGGAGATACATTAAGCCGATAAGTTTTGCTGCAGAGGAAATTGCTTTCAACCTAACAGTGAGAAAGTGGGTCAAAAACCATCATCACAACTTTGATATTATTCATGCACAAGGAAGAAGTGGCTACCTTCTTTTTGGACTTAGGGGCATCCGTCAAAAGCTAGTCAGTACAGTTCATGGACTTGTGGAACTAGAAAACAATCATATCAAATGGTATGACCTGAACAGGCATATTCACAGGTATTTAGCAAAGAGCTTCGAGTCTAAACTCCTAGAACAATCCAAGATTAGTATTTCAGTCAGCGAAACCCTTAAAGGGCAAATGAAGGTATCTCGATCCACGGACAATGAGGTCCATGTAATCCCAAATGGTGTCAATACGGATCATTCCACAAATACGGCTAAACGATCCGCATTTCAACGCTTTCTTTTTGTAGGCAGGCTCCATCCCGTCAAGGGCATCAGTGCAATCGTTGAACATATGAGGTTCGCGAACCAGAATATCTGTCTGGATATTATTGGTGATGGCAGTGAAAAACAGAAGATTCAAGCCTCTATTAAGCAATATGCATTAGAAGGCAGGGTTCGGCTACTTGGAGAGCACAGTAATGCCAAAGTACATGAAGTGCTGCCTTACTATCAGGCCCTTATACTGCCGAGTCAATATGAGACACAAGGCATTGTCCTACTTGAAGCCAATGCTCATGCAATTCCTGTGATTGCCTCAGATATCCCGGCCATTCGAGAAACTATTGAAAACGAGCACAATGGACTTTTATGTGACCCTAGTAAGCCCTTAGAATTCATTGAGGCCATGGAATATCTCTCCAGCAAACCCACAATTGCTCATCAAATGGGTGTTAAGGGCATGCTGAAAGTACAACATTCGTATAAGTGGTCTACCATCGCTGAGCGCACCATTGACACCTACTATAAAATTGCTCAGTAATGATCAGTAAACTCTTCAAAAGCAAATTTGCGACAAATACGGCCTGGGCCTTTGGAGGTCAAATCGCCTTCTTAATGGCTAACTTTATTCTATTCCTCTTATTGGTCAACAGGTTCTCAACAGCTGAATTTGGTAGCTGGGCCTTATATATCACAGCCATCTCAATTGCAGACTCCGTCAGACAAGGTTTAGTACAAAACGGTTTGACTAGACATATCATTCATCAGCCTGATAATGCTAAAGCAATCAGTACAGCGGGTTTTATGATTAACTACGCATTCATAGGTCTGGCAGGAACTCTTCTTTTCATACTTCCACAATACTTAACTGCTGACTTAAAACTGACCGAACTACTTCGGCACGCCCTGAAGACACTGACTGTTTTAGGAACCATCCAACTCATTGCGACCTATTGTCAAGCCAAAGGTGATTTTAAAACCTACTTCAAGGTAAATACGATCTACCTGATTTGCTTTACCGGCCTACTTCTGATTACACGATCACAAATAGAAACGCTGTCATTAGTCCAAGTAATCAATTGTCAATTGTACGCTTTGATATGCCCAGTCCTCTATTACCTCATTAAGGTTCGGCCTCAATGGCAAATGCCTAAGAAAACCAATGTACTGAGCCTTTTGAGCTTTGGAAAATATGTAAGCGCGACAAACCTTATGTCCATGGTATTCCATAAATCAGATGTACTGATGATTGCCTTTTTTATGGATCCGACTGCTGTTGCCATCTTCCATTTTGCCACCAAGATCATGAACTATGCCGAGCTGCCACTTCATGCCTTATCCCAAGTCATTTACCCTAGAATATCTGCAAGTTATCAGAGCCCAAGGACAGGTGATCTAAATACTGAATATGGAAGCTCAGTATTAAGATTATTAGTCTTTGTAATACCTATATGCCTCATACTCATAATGTTTAATAGAGAAATCATATCAATCTTATCTTCAGTGGATTACAGCAACTCATCGCAACTGATAATTATACTGAGTGTGGGCATGATCTTTAAGCCTATTGGCAGAGTATTGGGACTAACACTAGATGCCATTGGTAAGCCAGAAATCAACTTTCGAATGCTATTGATCAGTGTTGCACTGAACTTAGTGATGAACGCTCTCCTGATACCTATATATGGTCTACCTGGTGCGGCAATTGCGACTAGTTCAAGCATTCTCATTACCATTCTGATTGGCCAAGTCGGACTGATGAAGCATAGTGTTATTAGGCCTATCCGAGACATTAGGAATTCGTCTAAACCAATTTTTAAAACGCTAAAGACATTATCATGGAATTAACCTTCGGTACAGCCCAAATACACACCAGTGAAAGACTGAAAAGTAGGCCTGGTATAGCAAAGCTTTTCCATAAGATATTCGGATACACCAATGTGGGCAACTATGCTAGGTTTACCGTTTTCAAGAAGCTCCTACGGCATACTCATTCAATTGAGAATGGCAAAATACTCGACCTGGGAACCGGTTATGGTGAATATGCCATCAGTTTGGCCAGTGCATACCCAAATGCTTGCGTACATGCCTTGGATATAGATACTGAACGCATTGCTGCAGTAAAAAGAGCCACTCAAAAACTGGAGTTAGACAATATGCATACACATTGCAAACCCATAGATGGTTTGAGGGATAAGGCTTTTGACCTTATATTTTCCATAGATGTGTTCGAACATATTGCCCCTGAAAAAATGCCCTTCCAGGTGGCATATGACAAACTAAAACCTGGAGGTCACTTCATTGTAAAAATCCCTAATGCCATCCAAAGAACGCTATTCCCTGAAAAGTGGTTTGACGAACATCATGACTGGCTGGAAGAAGAGCACATTGGTCAGATCTATGATCTGGAAGGCCTGAAAAGTCGTTTTCGAAGGGAAGGATTCATTATCACTCACGCCTCCTATTCAGATGGGTGGCTCTCAAGGTTCGCTTGGGAATTGGCCTATTTAGGGAAAAAGACAGGGTTGCTTGGGCAACTCGTCACCCTCCCCATTGCTAAACTATTCATTCATGCCGATCGCTTGGTACACTCCAACAATTGGGGAAATGCCATTCAGGTTATCGGACAAAAGCCATTATCATGAAACATCCAAAAGTAAGTATCATCACCGTCAACTATAAGCAACGTGCAGTCACCTGCGAATTACTCGATTCTATTGCAGCACTCTCATATCCAAATTTAGAAACGATTATCGTGGACAATGCCCAAGAATCTGACGACAGCGAAATCTATAAGATGCATTTACCGAAAGTAAAAGTCATCAATGTACGGGAGAATATTGGATTTGCTAGTGGCAATAATGTAGGCATTAAAGCATCGGACGGAGACTTTATTTTCTTGTTAAATAACGACACAGAAGTAACAGAAGGGATTATTAAAAAGATGCTCGAAAGCTTCAGTAAAAGCGAGAGAATTGGTGCCGTTAGCCCCATTCTAAAATATTATGATACACCTGATCAGATTCAATTTGCTGGCTTCACGGAAGTCAATCCGCTTACAGGAAGAAATGAATTGATCCAAGAACAACCCGAGAAATTGCTGGCAGATACCTCCTACTTTCATGGGGCAGCAGTGATGATTCCCAGACATGTCATTACAAAGTGTGGTCTTATGCCAGAGGAATACTTCCTCTATTATGAAGAGCTTGACTGGTCAAGAATCATTAGAAATAAGAACTATGAGATTAAGGTAAGAACTGATATTGAAGTCTTACACAAAGAGTCCATAACCACAGGTAAAAACAGTCCACTTAAAGTTTACTATCAAAATAGAAACAGAATTCACTTTATGAGAAAATCCAATCGAAAACAATGGATCTTCTTTCTGGCTTTCTTTGTGCTCATATCAACCCCAAAAAACCTTCTGAAACATTTAATTAAAAGAGATTTAGTGCACCTCAGAGCTTTTTCTAAAGCCATAATCCATGGCTTAATAGTTCCAAGAGTAGGAATACAAGCTTTTTGATGGTCAACACTTTTCAACTGCCATTGAACGAAGTAATGTGACATGTTATCGATAGAATCAAAATCAGGTGTTGGTCTGAACTAATTTGATCTAAAATTTAAAGACATGGAAATCATACTTTGGACGTCAGTTGGAATTATTTTTTATCACTTCATTGGATATGGAGTAACCTTGACTTTGCTCAATAGACTAAAAAGCGGGAAACCTTCTCCAGCACCTCTCTCCGACACTGATTTGCCAGAGGTTACAATGCTGATAGCGGCTTATAATGAAGAAGACATTATTGAAGAAAAGATCCTCAACTCCATATCTCTTGACTATCCAAAAGACAAACTAAAAATAGTCGTAGTATCTGATGGCTCAGATGATCATACCAATAACATTGTCAGAAAGCATCCAGAGGTCGAGCTCTATTTTAAACCATTAAGACAAGGAAAGATTGCCGCTGTCAATCGAGTTATGCCATTGATAAGCACTCCCTATACCGTCTTCACAGATGCTAATGTCATGATCAACAAAGATGGTTTAAGGCAAATGACGGATCATTTTCAAAGGAACAGGGTTGCTGCAGTATCAGGTGAAAAAACCGTAATGAGCGCAGCCTCGGATAGTGCTAGCGCATCGGGAGAAGGCTTTTATTGGAAGTATGAGTCTTATCTAAAGCGCATGGACGCGCAGTGGAACACCTTAGTGGGATCTGCTGGTGAACTCTTTGCCATTCGCACCCATTTGTTTGAGACGATTGAAGAAAATACACTAATCGAAGATTTTATAATGACCATGAACTTGGCAGCCAAGGGCTATACAGTGGCCTACGAACCTAAGGCCTTGGCGATAGAGACAGCCTCAGCAACAATGGCCGAGGAACAAAAGCGAAAAGTCAGAATCAGTGCCGGGGGAATACAAGCCGTCATTAAGCTCTTACCGCTACTGAATTTCTTTAAGTATGGTAAACTTACATTTCAGTACGTTTCACACCGCGCCTTGAGATGGACATTAAATCCCATTGCCTTATTGCTCATACTGATATGCTCGTTTCAGCTGGCGAGTGAATTCTGGCTCTACGAAGGGTTGCTAAGGACACAATTGATCTTTTACCTGTTGGCATTTGTCGGATATGTGATCAGAGATGGCCAAACCAATGTCAAATGGCTACATATCCCCTATTACTTCATCTTTATGCACCTCTGCATAGTATTAGGCTGGCTCAAATACTTCAGTGGAAAACAGCAGGTGACTTGGGAGAAATCCAAGAGAGTAGCTTCAACAATAAGTCTTAGTCAGACCCAACTATTGAAATAGAGGTTGTTCAAGGAGCCAAAAAAATTAATGAGATATTTAGAGCAAAATCACTTATTGTAAGAGACTTTGCCAGCACTGTATTTACCAACTAATTACAAAAACCTTAAGTCTTTCACCTCGAACCTTGCAACTACAATAAGTTCAGCCTTTTAATAAGTGCTTCTTTATTGGCTCTGGAAATTGGGATCACTTTGTCTTCAATCAATAGATTAGACTCTTCGATGTCGATAATCTTGGATAGGTTAACCACATAAGACCTGTGCACCTTAGCGAAGTTGTACTCATTCAAGCGATCAATAACACGCTTCATGGTAGAGTGTACGATATAGCCCTTCTCCTTGGTCTTGAAAAGTGCGTAATCACCTTTTGCTTCAATGTACAATAAGTCTGAGATATTGATCTTAATCAGTTTAGAATCGACCTTTAAGAACATGCTGTTGTCTATAATCTTAGACATGCCTGGCTTATCTTCAGCCTTCTTCAGTCGCTGAAAAGCAGACATTGCTACCTCAATAGCCGCATTAATCTCTTTCACTCCATAAGGCTTGACTAAGTATCCAAAGGGACCTCTTTCCTTCGCACGAGATACGGTTGTGTTATCCGCGAAGGCAGTTGTGAAGATGAAAGGAATATCAAATTGATCATTAATCAACTCTGCTAAATCAACTCCGTCAATATCACCACCAATCTGAATGTCCAGGAGTGCAATCTGCGGTTCATGTTCATTACATAAACTAATGGCTGTTTCAGCATCTGGTGCGATTCCAACAACCTGATGGTCTAATAATTCAAGGATGTCTTTAACACTATCTGCTATCATAGGGTCGTCTTCAACGACCAGCACTTTCAATTGACTCATACTGTGGTTTTATTTCCCATCAATATAGGAATTAGGAGTTAATTCACACGTTAATAAGAATTACTTATAAGGAAGTTCGACAATAAACTCAGCACCCTCGCCTACCTCGCTGATTACAGAAACATGACCACCATGCATTTCTGTAAACTCTTTGACAATAGATAAGCCTAATCCTGAACCTTGGATATTCTTAACGTTAGTAGCGCGATAAAAAGATTGAAAGAGTCCTTTCTGATCCTTCTTAGGAATTCCAATGCCGAAATCCTTGACATGTATGTTCACGGTTTTCAACTTGTTAAATGCAAGTGTGACCTCAGGAGTTGATTTATTTTCCGAGTACTTGATCGCATTGGAAACCAAATTGCTAATCACATGATCAAGTAGTTGACGATCATAGGCCACTGGTTTCGGAACACCAACCACCTTGAAATCAATCGTCTTAGGATCAGCGTCATCATATCTGTGCTTAAGGACCAAGTGCTCACAGAAGGCCACTAAATCATCTTCTCTTTTCTTAATCTCTATTTTCCCAGCCTCTATTCTACCTAACATTAGAATGTCATTCATAAGACCGGTTACCCTACCAATTTCCGAAGATATCCGATCGAAATACTTATCAAAAGATGATGCTCCGTCAGGTAAAAGGCTTCCCAGCTTGAAGTTAATGAGGTCAGTGTTCTGTTTTATGGTAGTAAGAGGTGTCCTAAACTCGTGAGAGGTCATAGCCACAAACCTTGATTTCAGTTCATTCAGTTCTCTTTCTTTATTCAGCGCCTTTTCAGTCTCTTCCTGCACCTTTTTCTGAACGGTGATATCGCTAACAAATGCGGTAAAAGTCTCAATACGCTTTGTCTTGACAGGAATAATGGCCAACTCTATTGGGAATTCCTCTCCATTCTTGCGGATGGCAGATATCTCTATCTTTTGATTGAGCACTGGTCCTTCACCTGTCTTTAGGTAATGCTTCATTCCACGATCATGCGCCTCACGGAAATTAGGAGGAATAATCGTATCGGTCAGAGGTTTACCGATAGCTTCATCTGCAGTGTAGCCAAAGATCACCTCCGCTTGACGATTCCACTCTGTCACAATACCCTTTGTATCAATAGTGATCACCCCGTCAATAGCAGAATCAAGGATCTTACGAAGCTTATTCTCATTATCCCTAAGTTCCTCCTCGGCCTCCTTTTGCTTCTGATGTGCCAAAGCCCTATTCAAGCGATTCGAGGCTAATACAGCGATCGTATTGAGGGTCTCCAGATGCTGCTGTGTAAAGAAATTTCTTTGAGGATGCTCCGAATCAATCACACCGATCACTCTGCCATTAGCAACAATTGGCACCGATATTTCCGAAAGGCGCATGGAATCATCTACTATGTAGCGATCATCCTTAGAAGTATCATTAATTATCTCAGCCTTACCGGTAAGTGCTACACTACCCACAATCCCTTCGCCTAATGGAATATGGATGGGGTTTTTAATAATGCGATTCTTCTCTGTTTTGGCACCATAGGCAGCAAGCTGCTCGAGCATCTCTGACTCCTCATTCAGCACATAGATCACACAATCCTCAAAGTCAAATTGATCAATGACATTTTCTGCAATTTCCCAGGCAATGTCAGTCAATGAGTCATCATCCAATAATTTTGTCACAAAACCATTGATAGCACTTAGAAATTTCTCGTTATTCTTCAGTTCGATGTTTTGAGCTTCAAGCTGGTTTCGTGCTGCGATAAGTGCTTCTTCATCCTTCTGCTTGTCTGTAATGTCCATATGAATACCAATGGAACCCGTTCGGTTACCGTCAATATCATAAAT
Coding sequences:
- a CDS encoding PAS domain S-box protein is translated as MGQKPDERLLKLILESSTSESKDTPQLTLDDIIVDVKVEPSSDLYHITFSEKQDRVLTNKFKTDKYKLLVEAANDIIYEINLQGQFTYVNPKASEVTGYSREECLDMTYLELVREDWRGKLQKHYRNQVNESIPSTYMEFPIVDKNGNKAWLGQNVQLIENGTEITGLMAIARDISERHDNERVLAQSEEKYRGIIQNLQYGLMEVDLDERIVYANEAMCIISGYTQDELVGQIASDILVDDDTKDIIEREHEKRGDGVASVYKIKLRHKDGSPIYSLISGAPIYDIDGNRTGSIGIHMDITDKQKDEEALIAARNQLEAQNIELKNNEKFLSAINGFVTKLLDDDSLTDIAWEIAENVIDQFDFEDCVIYVLNEESEMLEQLAAYGAKTEKNRIIKNPIHIPLGEGIVGSVALTGKAEIINDTSKDDRYIVDDSMRLSEISVPIVANGRVIGVIDSEHPQRNFFTQQHLETLNTIAVLASNRLNRALAHQKQKEAEEELRDNENKLRKILDSAIDGVITIDTKGIVTEWNRQAEVIFGYTADEAIGKPLTDTIIPPNFREAHDRGMKHYLKTGEGPVLNQKIEISAIRKNGEEFPIELAIIPVKTKRIETFTAFVSDITVQKKVQEETEKALNKERELNELKSRFVAMTSHEFRTPLTTIKQNTDLINFKLGSLLPDGASSFDKYFDRISSEIGRVTGLMNDILMLGRIEAGKIEIKKREDDLVAFCEHLVLKHRYDDADPKTIDFKVVGVPKPVAYDRQLLDHVISNLVSNAIKYSENKSTPEVTLAFNKLKTVNIHVKDFGIGIPKKDQKGLFQSFYRATNVKNIQGSGLGLSIVKEFTEMHGGHVSVISEVGEGAEFIVELPYK